From a region of the Paenibacillus sp. FSL R10-2734 genome:
- a CDS encoding peptidase U32 family protein, which produces MINKPELLATAASLEEATALLDAGADALLIGDDRFGMRLAGHFSLDDTAAVVEMAHARDCKVYAGLGGLMSNLLLEELPAYVKAIGELGVDGVEFGDPAVLTTVKKEAPGMNLHWNAEMTSTNYATANYWGRKGASRVVLARELNMDEMTEMVPLLEVEAQVQVHGMTNIYHSKRKLVESYMSHQGRPSEGGSLGKERGLFLIEAERDDQKFPIYEDENGTHIMSSEDICILEDLHILMAAGVQSFKIEGLLKSTAYNVAVVKTYRKAIDLYVADPKAYSFQEDWMEAIRTLQDPERELSFGFFYKEQVY; this is translated from the coding sequence ACAGCAGCATCCTTAGAGGAAGCTACTGCTTTGCTGGATGCCGGAGCAGATGCATTGCTCATCGGGGATGACCGTTTTGGCATGCGTCTTGCCGGACATTTCTCTCTGGACGATACAGCTGCTGTTGTAGAAATGGCACATGCGCGTGACTGCAAAGTATATGCTGGACTAGGTGGACTCATGTCCAACCTTCTTCTCGAAGAGCTCCCTGCCTATGTGAAGGCTATAGGTGAACTTGGTGTTGACGGTGTTGAGTTCGGTGATCCTGCTGTGTTAACCACAGTGAAGAAGGAAGCACCAGGCATGAATCTGCATTGGAATGCGGAAATGACCTCTACCAATTACGCAACCGCGAATTATTGGGGGCGTAAAGGTGCTTCTCGCGTCGTTCTTGCCCGTGAGCTGAATATGGATGAAATGACGGAAATGGTTCCGCTTTTAGAGGTAGAGGCACAGGTTCAGGTTCACGGCATGACCAATATATACCATTCCAAGCGTAAGCTTGTAGAAAGCTATATGTCACATCAAGGACGTCCAAGCGAGGGCGGCAGTCTTGGTAAGGAACGTGGTCTATTTTTGATCGAGGCAGAACGAGATGACCAAAAGTTCCCAATCTATGAAGACGAGAACGGTACACATATTATGAGTTCGGAAGATATTTGTATTTTGGAGGATCTTCATATCCTTATGGCTGCAGGCGTACAGAGTTTTAAGATTGAAGGATTGTTGAAATCAACAGCGTATAATGTGGCGGTTGTTAAGACTTATCGCAAAGCTATTGATCTCTATGTAGCTGATCCAAAAGCATATTCTTTCCAAGAGGATTGGATGGAAGCTATCAGAACGCTGCAGGATCCAGAACGGGAGCTAAGCTTCGGATTTTTCTATAAAGAGCAAGTATATTAA